In Zea mays cultivar B73 chromosome 7, Zm-B73-REFERENCE-NAM-5.0, whole genome shotgun sequence, the following proteins share a genomic window:
- the LOC100192817 gene encoding Double-stranded RNA binding motif protein family — MESPRKHKASAVPVKEKVKLEDGNDLLVKRRKTEFSGSIVQPEREIEVFDPENKVPDGLPVEYSTDKDPMDALTSCAVQNFGQAKGNTSASSRLPKICKAAGWKEPSFDFEEQGPPHNRIFTCKVTVHLDGLVNTIMECFSDPKPKKKAARENAAQGALWCLERSGYVKSSSDVPDLCGHQPFC; from the exons ATGGAGTCTCCCAGGAAGCATAAGGCCAGTGCCGTGCCAGTCAAGGAGAAAGTGAAGTTAGAAGATGGAAAT GATTTGTTAGTCAAGCGCAGAAAGACTGAATTTTCAGGGTCCATTGTCCAACCAGAACGGGAAATTGAAGTCTTTGACCCGGAGAACAAAGTGCCTGATGGTCTCCCAGTTGAATATTCTACTGACAAGGATCCCATGGATGCGCTCACTAGTTGTGCAGTACAGAACTTTGGTCAAGCGAAAG GTAACACATCAGCAAGTTCGAGACTGCCAAAAATATGCAAGGCAGCTGGCTGGAAAGAACCATCATTTGACTTTGAAGAACAAGGACCTCCGCATAACAGAAT ATTCACATGCAAGGTGACCGTCCACTTGGATGGACTGGTCAACACCATTATGGAGTGTTTCAGCGACCCCAAACCTAAGAAGAAAGCTGCACGGGAGAACGCCGCACAAGGGGCATTATGGTGCCTTGAGCGCTCTGGTTATGTCAAGTCATCTTCAGATGTTCCTGACCTGTGCGGCCATCAGCCCTTCTGCTAG